A genomic window from Eleginops maclovinus isolate JMC-PN-2008 ecotype Puerto Natales chromosome 9, JC_Emac_rtc_rv5, whole genome shotgun sequence includes:
- the nexn gene encoding nexilin isoform X2, which translates to MTEVAQFAAVDGHDMDDVTTESELNMSDAENKEADATLEEDDVVVDEEDTAEEKNEETSLTEEKEHCNVTDEEINETDKTHINGVDLKENSTAEEKEDSSEAVNGVKQDTETKEDAESDTNEDLTTSELDLKKQKLLRSRKRVARSYVPSLNKEKGEVTGKFEAMQKAREERSRQRNKDEQQKRKDQYVKEREWSRRKQQIKELLASSDEEEEVKQVKVEKSYVPKITGSVKGKFAVMEKQRQEGERKKMEGERKKREAQDNIEKAKIKKELAKKAAAEGDDSILVRVVPGKVSRPPGRIKMNFEDMEKNREEEITKKAEEEKKRRYDENKRSFRDAKRCSVVEQEDEEKPSERAQVVPGKLKMTFEELEKERQEHRKKQAEEEAKRRLIEEKKAFEEARLGMGEDEENTQAVQEDKEEHRPGKLRLSFEEVERQRVEEERKKAEEEYKRRMEEERRAFAEARKSMLVDEDDEVLMALVNLEGSKPGKICASFEDLKRQRREEEQKKAEEDAKRRLEEEKRLFAEARKSMVLDAEEGMVKSESQEALHPKRLEMNFEELLKEKEEAERRRKADERKRKMEQEKQEFEQLRQEMDKDEVNESSDVVSKEYEELTKLKRTGSIQAKNLKSKFEKIKQLTEEDIQKKIDMERARRKAVDDEIKERESERFQEEDEGGESSAVKVDESPFKQKVDMKARFQQMAKAREDEEKRRIEEQKLQRMQFEQQEIDAALQKKKEDDVEEEGSIINGSAAYEDEEDHARSGAPWFKKPLKNQSVVDSEPVRFTVKITGEPKPEVTWWFEGEMLQDCEDYQYIERGETFCLYLPETFPEDEGEYMCKAVNSRGTAASTCILTIETYDY; encoded by the exons ATGACTGAGGTGGCGCAGTTTGCGGCTGTGGACGGCCACGACATGGATGATGTCACAACTGAAAGTGAACTCAACATGAGCGATGCCGAAAACAAGGAAGCTGATGCAACACTTGAAGAAGATGACGTGgtggttgatgaagaagacaCAGCCGAGGAGAAAAATGAGGAGACGTCGCTCACAGAAGAAAAAGAGCATTGCAACGTGACtgatgaagaaataaatgagaCAGATAAGACACATATAAATGGTGTGGATCTAAAAGAAAACAGCACAGCTGAGGAGAAGGAGGATAGCTCAGAAGCTGTTAATGGAGTAAAAcaggacacagagacaaaggAGGATGCAGAATCTGACACAAATGAAGACCTGACTACTTCTGAATTGGACCTTAAAAAACAA AAACTCCTCCGATCCAGAAAGCGGGTTGCAAGAAGCTATGTGCCAAGCCTTAATAAAGAAAAGGGGGAAGTTACGGGCAAATTTGAGGCCATGCAGAAGGCCAGGGAGGAGCGCAGCAGGCAGAGGAACAAGGATGAGCAGCAGAAGAGGAAGGATCAATATGTCAAGGAGAGAGAGTGGAGCCGCAGAAAGCAGCAG ATAAAAGAACTACTCGCTTCCagtgatgaggaagaggaggtgaagCAAGTAAAGGTAGAAAAATCCTACGTCCCCAAAATCACAG GTAGTGTGAAGGGGAAGTTTGCAgtaatggaaaaacaaagacaagagggagaaaggaagaagatggaaggagagaggaagaagagggaagcCCAGGACAACATAGAAAAAgccaaaataaagaaagaacTGGCTAAGAAAGCAGCTGCG GAAGGAGATGACTCAATCCTGGTACGAGTGGTTCCAGGGAAGGTATCTCGACCTCCGGGCAGAATCAAGATGAACTTTGAAGACATGGAGAAGAATCGAGAGGAGGAAATAACAAAgaaggcagaggaagagaagaaaagacgTTACGATGAAAACAAACGCTCCTTCAGGGATGCCAAGCGGTGCTCGGTTGTTGAACAG gAGGATGAGGAGAAGCCTTCAGAGAGGGCGCAGGTGGTTCCTGGAaagctgaaaatgacatttGAGGAACTGGAGAAGGAAAGGCAGGAGCACAGGAAGAAGCAGGCCGAGGAGGAAGCCAAGCGCCGTCTGATAGAGGAGAAGAAAGCTTTCGAAGAGGCCAGGCTGGGAATG GGAGAAGATGAAGAGAATACTCAGGCAGTGCAGGAAGACAAGGAGGAGCACCGTCCTGGAAAACTAAGGTTGAGCTTTGAAGAGGTGGAAAGGCAGAGAGTGGAGGAAGAACGTaagaaagcagaggaggagTACAAGAGACgaatggaggaggagagaagagctTTCGCTGAAGCCAGGAAGAGCATG CTCGTAGACGAAGATGACGAGGTGCTGATGGCCTTAGTGAACCTGGAGGGCAGTAAGCCTGGAAAGATTTGCGCCAGTTTTGAGGATCTGAAACgccagagaagagaagaagagcagaagAAAGCTGAGGAGGACGCCAAGAGGAGactggaagaggagaagaggctCTTTGCTGAGGCCCGTAAGAGCATG GTACTGGATGCAGAAGAAGGGATGGTGAAGAGTGAATCTCAGGAAGCACTGCACCCTAAAAGACTGGAGATGAACTTTGAAGAGCTactgaaggagaaggaggaagctGAGAGGAGGCGCAAGGCAGATGAACGCAAAAGGAAAATGGAGCAGGAGAAGCAGGAATTTGAACAACTCAGACAAGAGATGGACAAG GACGAAGTGAACGAGAGCTCAGATGTTGTGAGCAAAGAGTATGAAGAACTAACCAAGCTCAAGCGGACTGGCTCTATCCAGGCCAAGAACCTCAAGTCCAAATTTGAGAAGATCAAGCAGTTGACTGAAGAGGATATTCAGAAAAAGATTGACATGGAGAGGGCACGGAGGAAGGCAGTTGatgatgaaataaaagaaagagaaagtgagaggtTCCAGGAG gaggatgaaggaggagaATCATCTGCAGTGAAGGTCGATGAGTCACCATTCAAACAGAAAGTGGATATGAAGGCCAGATTCCAACAAATGGCCAAAGCCAGAGAAGACGAGGAGAAAAGGAGGATAGAGGAGCAGAAGCTGCAGAGGATGCAGTTTGAGCAGCAAGAGATCGATGCGGCCCTCCAAAAA AAGAAGGAGGAtgatgtggaggaggagggcagcATCATTAATGGCTCTGCGGCTtatgaagatgaggaggatcACGCCAGATCGGGGGCTCCTTGGTTTAAAAAGCCTCTTAAAAACCAATCAGTGGTGGACTCTGAGCCAGTTCGGTTCACCGTTAAGATCACCGGGGAGCCCAAGCCGGAGGTGACCTGGTGGTTTGAGGGAGAGATGCTCCAGGACTGTGAGGACTATCAGTATATAGAGAGAGGGGAGACGTTCTGCCTCTACCTGCCGGAGACCTTCCCTGAGGACGAGGGAGAGTACATGTGCAAGGCTGTGAACAGCAGAGGCACAGCAGCAAGTACCTGCATCCTCACAATAGAAA CTTATGACTACTGA
- the nexn gene encoding nexilin isoform X1 encodes MTEVAQFAAVDGHDMDDVTTESELNMSDAENKEADATLEEDDVVVDEEDTAEEKNEETSLTEEKEHCNVTDEEINETDKTHINGVDLKENSTAEEKEDSSEAVNGVKQDTETKEDAESDTNEDLTTSELDLKKQKLLRSRKRVARSYVPSLNKEKGEVTGKFEAMQKAREERSRQRNKDEQQKRKDQYVKEREWSRRKQQIKELLASSDEEEEVKQVKVEKSYVPKITGSVKGKFAVMEKQRQEGERKKMEGERKKREAQDNIEKAKIKKELAKKAAAEGDDSILVRVVPGKVSRPPGRIKMNFEDMEKNREEEITKKAEEEKKRRYDENKRSFRDAKRCSVVEQEDEEKPSERAQVVPGKLKMTFEELEKERQEHRKKQAEEEAKRRLIEEKKAFEEARLGMGEDEENTQAVQEDKEEHRPGKLRLSFEEVERQRVEEERKKAEEEYKRRMEEERRAFAEARKSMLVDEDDEVLMALVNLEGSKPGKICASFEDLKRQRREEEQKKAEEDAKRRLEEEKRLFAEARKSMVLDAEEGMVKSESQEALHPKRLEMNFEELLKEKEEAERRRKADERKRKMEQEKQEFEQLRQEMDKDEVNESSDVVSKEYEELTKLKRTGSIQAKNLKSKFEKIKQLTEEDIQKKIDMERARRKAVDDEIKERESERFQEEDEGGESSAVKVDESPFKQKVDMKARFQQMAKAREDEEKRRIEEQKLQRMQFEQQEIDAALQKKKEDDVEEEGSIINGSAAYEDEEDHARSGAPWFKKPLKNQSVVDSEPVRFTVKITGEPKPEVTWWFEGEMLQDCEDYQYIERGETFCLYLPETFPEDEGEYMCKAVNSRGTAASTCILTIESKTTLV; translated from the exons ATGACTGAGGTGGCGCAGTTTGCGGCTGTGGACGGCCACGACATGGATGATGTCACAACTGAAAGTGAACTCAACATGAGCGATGCCGAAAACAAGGAAGCTGATGCAACACTTGAAGAAGATGACGTGgtggttgatgaagaagacaCAGCCGAGGAGAAAAATGAGGAGACGTCGCTCACAGAAGAAAAAGAGCATTGCAACGTGACtgatgaagaaataaatgagaCAGATAAGACACATATAAATGGTGTGGATCTAAAAGAAAACAGCACAGCTGAGGAGAAGGAGGATAGCTCAGAAGCTGTTAATGGAGTAAAAcaggacacagagacaaaggAGGATGCAGAATCTGACACAAATGAAGACCTGACTACTTCTGAATTGGACCTTAAAAAACAA AAACTCCTCCGATCCAGAAAGCGGGTTGCAAGAAGCTATGTGCCAAGCCTTAATAAAGAAAAGGGGGAAGTTACGGGCAAATTTGAGGCCATGCAGAAGGCCAGGGAGGAGCGCAGCAGGCAGAGGAACAAGGATGAGCAGCAGAAGAGGAAGGATCAATATGTCAAGGAGAGAGAGTGGAGCCGCAGAAAGCAGCAG ATAAAAGAACTACTCGCTTCCagtgatgaggaagaggaggtgaagCAAGTAAAGGTAGAAAAATCCTACGTCCCCAAAATCACAG GTAGTGTGAAGGGGAAGTTTGCAgtaatggaaaaacaaagacaagagggagaaaggaagaagatggaaggagagaggaagaagagggaagcCCAGGACAACATAGAAAAAgccaaaataaagaaagaacTGGCTAAGAAAGCAGCTGCG GAAGGAGATGACTCAATCCTGGTACGAGTGGTTCCAGGGAAGGTATCTCGACCTCCGGGCAGAATCAAGATGAACTTTGAAGACATGGAGAAGAATCGAGAGGAGGAAATAACAAAgaaggcagaggaagagaagaaaagacgTTACGATGAAAACAAACGCTCCTTCAGGGATGCCAAGCGGTGCTCGGTTGTTGAACAG gAGGATGAGGAGAAGCCTTCAGAGAGGGCGCAGGTGGTTCCTGGAaagctgaaaatgacatttGAGGAACTGGAGAAGGAAAGGCAGGAGCACAGGAAGAAGCAGGCCGAGGAGGAAGCCAAGCGCCGTCTGATAGAGGAGAAGAAAGCTTTCGAAGAGGCCAGGCTGGGAATG GGAGAAGATGAAGAGAATACTCAGGCAGTGCAGGAAGACAAGGAGGAGCACCGTCCTGGAAAACTAAGGTTGAGCTTTGAAGAGGTGGAAAGGCAGAGAGTGGAGGAAGAACGTaagaaagcagaggaggagTACAAGAGACgaatggaggaggagagaagagctTTCGCTGAAGCCAGGAAGAGCATG CTCGTAGACGAAGATGACGAGGTGCTGATGGCCTTAGTGAACCTGGAGGGCAGTAAGCCTGGAAAGATTTGCGCCAGTTTTGAGGATCTGAAACgccagagaagagaagaagagcagaagAAAGCTGAGGAGGACGCCAAGAGGAGactggaagaggagaagaggctCTTTGCTGAGGCCCGTAAGAGCATG GTACTGGATGCAGAAGAAGGGATGGTGAAGAGTGAATCTCAGGAAGCACTGCACCCTAAAAGACTGGAGATGAACTTTGAAGAGCTactgaaggagaaggaggaagctGAGAGGAGGCGCAAGGCAGATGAACGCAAAAGGAAAATGGAGCAGGAGAAGCAGGAATTTGAACAACTCAGACAAGAGATGGACAAG GACGAAGTGAACGAGAGCTCAGATGTTGTGAGCAAAGAGTATGAAGAACTAACCAAGCTCAAGCGGACTGGCTCTATCCAGGCCAAGAACCTCAAGTCCAAATTTGAGAAGATCAAGCAGTTGACTGAAGAGGATATTCAGAAAAAGATTGACATGGAGAGGGCACGGAGGAAGGCAGTTGatgatgaaataaaagaaagagaaagtgagaggtTCCAGGAG gaggatgaaggaggagaATCATCTGCAGTGAAGGTCGATGAGTCACCATTCAAACAGAAAGTGGATATGAAGGCCAGATTCCAACAAATGGCCAAAGCCAGAGAAGACGAGGAGAAAAGGAGGATAGAGGAGCAGAAGCTGCAGAGGATGCAGTTTGAGCAGCAAGAGATCGATGCGGCCCTCCAAAAA AAGAAGGAGGAtgatgtggaggaggagggcagcATCATTAATGGCTCTGCGGCTtatgaagatgaggaggatcACGCCAGATCGGGGGCTCCTTGGTTTAAAAAGCCTCTTAAAAACCAATCAGTGGTGGACTCTGAGCCAGTTCGGTTCACCGTTAAGATCACCGGGGAGCCCAAGCCGGAGGTGACCTGGTGGTTTGAGGGAGAGATGCTCCAGGACTGTGAGGACTATCAGTATATAGAGAGAGGGGAGACGTTCTGCCTCTACCTGCCGGAGACCTTCCCTGAGGACGAGGGAGAGTACATGTGCAAGGCTGTGAACAGCAGAGGCACAGCAGCAAGTACCTGCATCCTCACAATAGAAAGTAAGACCACCTTGGTGTGA